From one Ochrobactrum vermis genomic stretch:
- a CDS encoding osmoprotectant NAGGN system M42 family peptidase yields the protein MQTAITIDQDYLVTRLKALLAIPSPTGFTDEAVRYVARELEHLGLEVILTRRGAIRARRAGVTERPARGIVSHVDTLGAQVKYLKENGRLELVSIGNWSARFAEGARVSIFSSKGIYRGSILPLKASGHTFNEEVDTQPVGWPYVELRVDALARNRDDLLQLGIDVGDIVAVDPAPEFIDNGFIVSRHLDDKAGVAIMLAALEAMQRANVETPVDSYWLFTIGEEVGVGASAVVVPDIASLVAIDNGTTAPGQNSSEFGVTLAMADQTGPFDYHLTKKLYELCAEHDIQVQKDVFRYYRSDAASAVEAGHDVRTALLTFGVDASHGYERIHLSALTSIAKLAVHYAMSEVEIKRDAEETAKGLKGFTHQKSTKAEQDLKPEDTPAE from the coding sequence ATGCAGACCGCTATCACAATCGATCAGGACTATCTCGTAACACGGCTCAAAGCGCTTCTTGCCATACCCAGTCCGACCGGGTTTACCGACGAAGCCGTCCGTTATGTTGCGCGAGAACTGGAGCATCTCGGGCTTGAGGTGATACTGACGCGCCGGGGTGCCATTCGTGCGCGCAGGGCAGGCGTGACGGAGCGACCAGCGCGCGGAATCGTATCGCATGTCGACACGCTGGGCGCGCAGGTAAAATATCTGAAGGAAAACGGGCGGCTGGAACTGGTTTCGATCGGTAACTGGTCCGCACGCTTCGCCGAAGGTGCCCGCGTTTCCATCTTTTCGTCGAAAGGCATTTATCGCGGTTCGATTCTGCCGTTGAAGGCTTCCGGCCATACTTTCAATGAGGAAGTCGATACGCAGCCGGTTGGCTGGCCTTATGTTGAACTTCGCGTGGATGCACTCGCGCGAAATAGAGATGATCTGCTGCAACTCGGTATCGATGTCGGCGACATCGTTGCCGTCGATCCGGCGCCTGAATTCATCGATAATGGCTTTATCGTATCGCGCCATCTGGATGATAAGGCAGGCGTTGCCATCATGCTTGCAGCTCTGGAGGCGATGCAGCGAGCGAATGTGGAAACGCCGGTCGATAGCTATTGGCTGTTTACCATCGGCGAGGAAGTGGGCGTGGGGGCTTCCGCGGTCGTCGTGCCCGATATTGCCTCACTGGTCGCCATTGACAATGGCACCACTGCGCCGGGCCAGAATTCATCGGAGTTTGGTGTCACGCTTGCCATGGCGGATCAGACCGGGCCGTTCGACTATCATCTGACGAAGAAGCTCTACGAGCTTTGCGCAGAGCATGACATTCAGGTGCAGAAGGACGTGTTTCGCTATTACCGTTCTGATGCCGCGTCCGCGGTCGAAGCCGGGCATGATGTGCGCACGGCTCTGCTGACCTTCGGTGTTGATGCCTCGCACGGATATGAGCGCATTCATCTGAGCGCGCTGACCTCCATTGCAAAACTTGCTGTTCACTACGCAATGAGCGAGGTCGAGATCAAGCGCGATGCCGAGGAAACTGCGAAGGGCCTCAAAGGCTTTACACATCAGAAATCGACCAAGGCTGAGCAGGATCTGAAACCCGAAGATACGCCTGCCGAATAG
- the nrdF gene encoding class 1b ribonucleoside-diphosphate reductase subunit beta, producing the protein MNIQVKTKTPKPAAVCAINWNRIEDEKDLEVWNRLTGNFWLPEKVPLSNDIQSWETLKPQEKELTIRVFTGLTLLDTIQNAVGAVKLMDDAVTPHEEAVLSNISFMEAVHARSYSSIFSTLCLTPDVDDAYRWSEENEFLQRKATLILDQYRADDPLKKKIASVFLESFLFYSGFYLPMYWSSRAKLTNTADLIRLIIRDEAVHGYYIGYKFQRGLEGLSEGQKQEIKDFAFELLLELYDNEVRYTEALYDGVGLTEDVKKFLHYNANKALMNLGYEALFPAEACKVNPAILSALSPNADENHDFFSGSGSSYVIGKAVATEDEDWNF; encoded by the coding sequence ATGAACATTCAAGTGAAAACCAAGACCCCGAAGCCTGCCGCCGTGTGTGCGATCAACTGGAACCGGATCGAAGACGAAAAGGACCTTGAGGTCTGGAACCGTCTGACAGGCAATTTCTGGCTGCCGGAAAAGGTGCCGCTTTCCAACGATATCCAGTCATGGGAAACGCTGAAGCCGCAGGAGAAAGAGCTGACGATCCGCGTTTTCACCGGGCTGACACTTCTTGATACGATCCAGAACGCAGTCGGCGCGGTGAAGCTGATGGACGACGCGGTGACGCCGCATGAAGAAGCGGTTTTGTCCAACATCTCCTTCATGGAAGCGGTGCATGCGCGGTCCTATTCTTCGATTTTCTCGACGCTGTGCCTCACGCCGGACGTTGATGACGCCTATCGCTGGTCGGAAGAAAACGAATTTCTGCAGCGCAAGGCCACGCTGATCCTCGACCAGTATCGTGCGGATGATCCACTGAAGAAGAAGATCGCCAGCGTCTTTCTGGAGAGTTTTCTGTTCTATTCGGGCTTCTATTTGCCGATGTACTGGTCGAGCCGCGCAAAGCTGACCAATACAGCTGATCTTATCCGGCTTATCATCCGCGATGAGGCAGTGCACGGCTATTATATCGGCTACAAGTTCCAGCGCGGGCTTGAAGGCCTGAGCGAAGGGCAGAAACAAGAAATCAAGGATTTCGCCTTCGAACTTCTCCTTGAGCTTTACGACAATGAAGTCCGCTACACGGAGGCTCTTTATGATGGTGTGGGCTTGACTGAGGACGTCAAGAAGTTCCTGCATTACAACGCCAATAAGGCCCTCATGAATCTTGGCTATGAAGCGCTCTTTCCGGCTGAGGCGTGCAAGGTCAATCCGGCGATCCTGTCTGCGCTTTCGCCGAATGCGGACGAAAACCACGACTTTTTCTCCGGCTCCGGCTCGTCCTATGTCATCGGCAAGGCGGTCGCGACCGAGGATGAAGACTGGAATTTCTGA
- the nrdE gene encoding class 1b ribonucleoside-diphosphate reductase subunit alpha — MDTADTTLIRDREARPVAQDAPQAATSNTSKPSKSSDGLDYHALNAMLNLYDDEGKIQLERDRQAARQYFLQHVNQNTVFFHNLREKLDYLVMEGYYEQEVLDQYSFNFVRDLFDEAYAKKFRFPTFLGAFKYYTSYTLKTFDGKRYLERYEDRVCMVALALARGSEQLARDLVDEIISGRYQPATPTFLNAGKKQRGELVSCFLLRVEDNMESIGRSINSALQLSKRGGGVALSLTNIREAGAPIKQIQNQSSGIIPVMKLLEDSFSYANQLGARQGAGAVYLNAHHPDIMRFLDTKRENADEKIRIKTLSLGVVIPDITFELAKNNEDMYLFSPYDVERVYGVPLTEISVTEKYREMVNDARITKKKISAREFFQVLAEIQFESGYPYIMFEDTVNRANPIDGRITMSNLCSEILQVSEASIFGEDLTYDHLGKDISCNLGSLNIAAAMDSPDFGKTIAASIRALTAVSDMSHIGSVPSVARGNDESHAIGLGQMNLHGYLARERIYYGSDEGVDFTNIYFYTVTYHAVRASNRIAVEMGKSFKGFEKSKYASGEYFDKYTDQIWEPATEKVREIFEKAGIAVPTQDDWRDLKNAVMEGGLYNQNLQAVPPTGSISYINHSTSSIHPIVSKIEIRKEGKIGRVYYPAAFMTNDNLEYYQDAYEIGPEKIIDTYAAATQHVDQGLSLTLFFRDTATTRDINRAQIYAWKKGIKTIYYIRLRQMALSGTEVQGCVSCAL, encoded by the coding sequence TTGGACACGGCAGACACGACCCTGATCCGGGACCGCGAAGCACGACCGGTGGCACAGGATGCGCCACAAGCGGCAACTTCCAACACAAGCAAACCGTCAAAATCCTCTGATGGGCTGGATTATCACGCGCTCAACGCAATGCTGAACCTCTATGATGACGAGGGCAAAATCCAGCTTGAGCGGGACCGGCAGGCCGCGCGCCAGTATTTCCTCCAGCACGTGAACCAGAACACTGTCTTTTTCCATAACCTGCGGGAAAAGCTCGATTATCTGGTGATGGAGGGGTATTACGAACAGGAGGTGCTGGATCAATATTCCTTCAACTTTGTGCGTGACCTTTTCGACGAAGCCTATGCGAAGAAATTTCGTTTTCCGACATTTCTGGGCGCGTTCAAATATTACACCAGCTACACGCTGAAAACCTTCGATGGAAAGCGCTATCTCGAACGCTATGAAGACCGTGTCTGCATGGTGGCGCTGGCGCTTGCGCGCGGCAGCGAACAGCTTGCGCGCGATCTCGTCGATGAGATTATTTCGGGCCGCTATCAGCCTGCGACGCCGACCTTTCTCAATGCGGGCAAGAAGCAGCGCGGTGAACTCGTTTCCTGCTTTCTGCTGCGGGTCGAGGACAACATGGAGTCCATCGGGCGCTCCATCAATTCGGCCTTGCAATTGTCGAAGCGTGGCGGCGGCGTGGCACTGAGCCTCACCAATATCCGCGAGGCGGGCGCACCCATCAAGCAGATTCAGAACCAGTCATCCGGTATCATTCCGGTGATGAAACTTCTGGAGGATTCCTTTTCCTACGCCAATCAACTTGGAGCACGGCAGGGCGCTGGCGCCGTCTATCTGAACGCACATCACCCGGATATCATGCGATTTCTCGATACGAAACGCGAAAATGCAGACGAGAAAATCCGCATCAAGACGTTGTCTCTCGGTGTGGTCATACCGGACATTACCTTCGAGCTGGCGAAGAACAACGAGGATATGTATCTCTTCTCGCCCTATGATGTTGAACGGGTTTACGGCGTGCCTCTCACAGAGATTTCGGTCACCGAAAAATATCGCGAAATGGTCAACGATGCGCGGATTACTAAGAAAAAGATCAGCGCGCGCGAGTTCTTTCAGGTGCTGGCCGAAATCCAGTTCGAATCCGGCTACCCCTACATCATGTTTGAGGACACGGTGAACCGCGCCAATCCGATCGACGGACGCATCACAATGAGCAACCTTTGTTCGGAAATCCTCCAGGTGAGCGAGGCGAGCATCTTCGGTGAGGACCTGACCTATGATCATCTAGGCAAGGATATTTCGTGCAATCTGGGTTCGCTCAATATTGCGGCAGCGATGGACTCACCTGATTTCGGCAAGACCATCGCGGCTTCCATTCGCGCCCTTACCGCCGTTTCCGACATGAGCCACATCGGTTCCGTGCCATCGGTCGCCCGAGGCAATGATGAAAGCCATGCCATCGGCCTCGGCCAGATGAACCTGCATGGGTATCTTGCCCGCGAGCGGATTTACTATGGTTCGGACGAAGGTGTCGATTTCACGAACATCTACTTCTACACAGTGACCTATCATGCGGTCCGCGCATCGAACCGGATCGCGGTGGAGATGGGAAAATCCTTCAAAGGTTTCGAGAAATCCAAATATGCATCAGGGGAATATTTCGACAAATACACCGATCAGATCTGGGAGCCGGCGACCGAAAAGGTTCGCGAAATCTTCGAAAAGGCAGGCATTGCGGTCCCGACACAGGACGACTGGCGCGACCTGAAAAATGCGGTGATGGAGGGTGGTCTTTATAACCAGAACCTTCAGGCCGTACCGCCGACCGGATCGATCTCCTACATCAACCATTCGACGTCATCGATTCATCCAATCGTGTCGAAGATTGAAATCCGCAAGGAGGGCAAGATCGGTCGCGTCTACTATCCGGCTGCCTTCATGACCAATGATAATCTGGAATATTATCAGGACGCCTACGAGATCGGCCCGGAGAAGATCATCGATACCTATGCAGCGGCGACGCAGCACGTCGATCAGGGCCTGTCACTGACATTGTTCTTCCGCGACACCGCAACGACGCGCGATATCAACCGCGCGCAGATCTACGCGTGGAAGAAGGGCATCAAGACCATCTACTACATCCGCCTGCGCCAGATGGCGCTTTCCGGCACGGAAGTGCAGGGCTGCGTATCCTGCGCCCTCTGA
- the nrdI gene encoding class Ib ribonucleoside-diphosphate reductase assembly flavoprotein NrdI — protein MSLIVYFSSRSENTHRFVERLAMRSNRIPTDGSGGLQVREPFVLVTPTYGGGGSKGAVPKPVIRFLNDESNRSFIRGVIAAGNSNFGEAFCIAGNIISAKCQVPFLYRFELLGTDEDIGNVKNGMERFWTRQTRP, from the coding sequence ATGAGCCTGATCGTCTATTTCTCCAGCCGGTCGGAGAATACGCACCGGTTTGTTGAACGGCTCGCAATGCGGTCGAACCGCATCCCGACGGACGGCTCGGGGGGATTGCAGGTGCGCGAGCCATTCGTGCTCGTCACCCCGACTTATGGCGGCGGCGGTTCCAAGGGCGCTGTTCCCAAGCCGGTGATCCGCTTCCTCAACGACGAGAGCAATCGCTCCTTTATCCGCGGCGTAATTGCCGCGGGGAACAGCAATTTCGGCGAAGCCTTCTGTATCGCCGGCAACATTATCTCCGCCAAATGTCAGGTTCCCTTTCTCTACCGCTTCGAGCTTTTGGGAACTGATGAAGACATCGGCAATGTCAAAAACGGGATGGAACGATTTTGGACACGGCAGACACGACCCTGA
- the nrdH gene encoding glutaredoxin-like protein NrdH: MNVTVYSKPACVQCTATTRALDRQGIEYEVIDISANAGAFDLVQGMGYRQVPVVVAGESHWAGFRPDMISALA, from the coding sequence ATGAACGTCACCGTTTACAGCAAGCCTGCCTGTGTCCAGTGCACCGCGACCACGCGTGCCCTCGATCGCCAGGGTATCGAGTATGAAGTTATCGATATCTCCGCCAATGCCGGCGCTTTCGATCTCGTTCAAGGGATGGGCTATCGTCAGGTGCCGGTGGTTGTCGCCGGGGAATCCCATTGGGCGGGGTTCCGACCCGATATGATCAGCGCTCTCGCCTGA
- a CDS encoding SDR family oxidoreductase, whose amino-acid sequence MDVTIITGASDGIGAEAARQIARRDRANAALVLAARNVEKLENLATELRQLGSSVLVVPTDVKDRSACIGLIENAASAFGRIDTLIVNAGMSAHANFAEIKPDDLNWMHELMELNYWGSIWPIHAALPHLAASKGRIVAVSSVAGLIGVPGRTAYSGTKFALSGFCEALRSELEPSGISVTIVYPGVVKTDIRKVGYSASGGALGTSGVREDGMMPVDEAVRLMLEGAHARKREVLMTRQMRFGRWLKLIAPAMVDRMALKAIKPEFRPKPIRPAN is encoded by the coding sequence ATGGACGTGACGATCATAACAGGAGCATCGGACGGTATAGGTGCTGAAGCCGCACGGCAAATCGCCCGGCGCGACCGTGCCAACGCTGCTCTTGTGCTCGCGGCACGCAATGTCGAAAAGCTGGAAAATCTGGCCACAGAGTTACGGCAGTTGGGCAGTTCAGTTCTTGTGGTGCCGACCGATGTGAAAGATCGTTCCGCCTGCATCGGTCTAATCGAGAACGCGGCTTCCGCTTTCGGTCGCATCGATACGCTGATCGTGAATGCGGGTATGTCGGCACATGCTAATTTCGCCGAGATCAAACCGGATGATCTCAACTGGATGCATGAGCTGATGGAGTTAAACTATTGGGGCAGCATCTGGCCCATTCATGCAGCACTTCCCCATCTTGCCGCAAGCAAGGGGCGGATCGTGGCGGTGTCATCCGTCGCTGGCCTGATCGGCGTTCCGGGGCGTACCGCCTATAGCGGAACGAAGTTCGCTCTATCCGGCTTCTGTGAAGCACTTCGCTCCGAACTGGAACCGAGCGGCATATCCGTCACAATCGTCTATCCAGGTGTCGTCAAGACCGATATTCGCAAGGTGGGCTACAGTGCGAGCGGCGGCGCGCTGGGAACAAGCGGCGTACGCGAAGATGGCATGATGCCAGTCGACGAAGCGGTGCGGCTGATGCTGGAAGGTGCCCACGCGCGCAAGCGTGAAGTGCTGATGACCCGCCAGATGCGATTCGGACGCTGGCTTAAACTCATCGCTCCTGCGATGGTCGACCGCATGGCCCTGAAGGCCATCAAGCCGGAATTCAGGCCGAAGCCAATCAGACCTGCAAATTAA
- a CDS encoding iron-containing alcohol dehydrogenase, which produces MMTTEIKPFSFDTVGSMLVEWSAAKRLGEILGERFSERKILIVTDKGLHKAGVLDHALASLEKAGFGISVFDDVVADPPESVLFSCVEQAKAAGCDIVLGLGGGSSMDIAKLAAVLLVSEQELSELYGIGKVQGSRLPLIQIPTTAGTGSEVTNITILTTGETTKMGVVARQLYADFVILDAELTCGLPALHTAATGIDAMVHAIEAYTSRIKKNPLSDAFAREALKLLSANLIAACENGNDRHAREAMLLGANYAGQAFSNSPVGAVHALAYPLGGHYHVPHGLSNALMLGPVLRYNMAGAAKLYAELADLLLEKSEGTTEERSAAFVTYMEALMNESGAPRRLRDVGVTEDSLEMLARDAMLQTRLLGNNPVDVTEADALALYREAF; this is translated from the coding sequence ATGATGACAACAGAGATCAAGCCATTTTCGTTCGATACCGTCGGCTCGATGCTCGTCGAATGGAGCGCTGCAAAGCGCCTCGGCGAAATCCTCGGCGAACGGTTTTCCGAACGCAAGATTCTGATTGTGACGGACAAGGGGCTGCACAAGGCCGGTGTCCTCGACCATGCACTGGCCTCGCTGGAAAAAGCAGGCTTCGGCATCAGCGTTTTCGATGATGTGGTGGCCGACCCACCGGAATCCGTGCTGTTTTCCTGCGTCGAACAGGCAAAGGCCGCCGGTTGCGATATCGTGCTCGGTCTGGGCGGCGGCTCCTCCATGGATATCGCCAAGCTTGCAGCCGTACTGCTTGTCTCCGAACAGGAACTCTCGGAACTTTACGGTATCGGCAAAGTACAGGGTAGCCGCCTGCCGCTGATCCAGATCCCGACTACGGCTGGAACCGGGTCGGAAGTCACCAACATCACCATTCTGACCACCGGTGAGACCACGAAGATGGGTGTCGTTGCCCGTCAGCTCTACGCCGATTTCGTTATCCTCGATGCGGAACTGACCTGCGGCCTGCCTGCACTTCATACGGCCGCGACCGGTATCGACGCCATGGTCCATGCGATTGAGGCCTATACGAGCCGGATCAAGAAGAACCCGCTGTCCGACGCGTTTGCCCGCGAGGCCCTGAAACTTCTTTCCGCCAATCTGATTGCGGCCTGCGAAAACGGCAATGACCGTCATGCCCGCGAGGCCATGCTGCTCGGCGCCAACTATGCCGGTCAGGCTTTTTCCAACTCGCCTGTCGGTGCTGTTCACGCGCTGGCTTATCCGCTTGGCGGTCACTACCATGTACCGCACGGCCTTTCCAATGCGCTGATGCTGGGACCTGTGCTGCGTTACAACATGGCGGGCGCGGCCAAGCTTTATGCAGAGCTTGCCGATCTGCTGCTGGAGAAATCCGAAGGCACAACGGAAGAACGCTCGGCAGCCTTCGTCACCTATATGGAAGCGTTGATGAACGAGTCCGGCGCACCGCGCCGCCTGCGTGATGTCGGCGTGACGGAAGACAGCCTTGAAATGCTGGCACGCGACGCGATGCTGCAAACGCGGCTTCTGGGCAACAACCCGGTCGATGTGACCGAGGCGGACGCACTGGCGCTTTATCGCGAAGCTTTCTGA